The DNA window GAAAACGACGCTGATGCACAAAAAGCGATTGAGACACTTGATGGTAAAGACTTTGAGGAGCGTACCATTGTGGTGAATATCGCTAAACCGCGCGAGGATCGTCCACGCCCACAGGGTGGCGGAGATTATCGTGGTGGCTTTGGTCGTCGCTAATACCCAGGAGTATCAATACTCATGTCACTCTATGTAGGTAGCTCAAAAAACGGGCATCGTGTTGAAGTTGACCTGGCAAGCTCGTACGCCGCCGAGGCAATCTCGCGGCACCCGCACCTGGTTACACTGGCTGGTGAGGCACTCCGAACCATCACACTAAACGGT is part of the Candidatus Saccharibacteria bacterium genome and encodes:
- a CDS encoding RNA-binding protein — translated: MATKLYVGKLSFNTTNDSLNALFAQFGTVVSAEVATDRETGRSRGFGFVEMENDADAQKAIETLDGKDFEERTIVVNIAKPREDRPRPQGGGDYRGGFGRR